A segment of the Brevundimonas sp. M20 genome:
TGGTCAACAACACCCTGCGCCTTCAGGCCCGCGCCGTGGACGAGGACGCCGTGCAGGCCAGCGCCGACCTGACCTTGCCGGTCGAGGCCTCGGCCGCGCCCCTGCGCCTGGCCATCGCCCGCACCCGCCCGATGGAGGGAACGGTGAACATTCAGGGTCAGATCCAGCCGATCTGGGACCTCTTCCTGGGCGGCGACCGTTCGCTCTCGGGTCAGATGACCGCCAACGCCACCCTCGGCGGCACCCTGGCTGAGCCGCGCATCAACGGCCGTCTGGACCTGCAACAGGGCGCCTTCCGCGACAACGGCACCGGCCTGCGTCTGGCGGGCGTGACCCTGAACAGCCGCTTCGACGACACCACCGCCCTGATCGAGACCTTCTCGGCCAATGACGGAGCCGGCGGTCAGGTCAGCGGGGACGGCCGTATCGGCCTGCGCGAAGGCTCGGGCTCCAGCTTCCAGCTCCAGCTGCGCCGCTTCCGCATCATCGACAACGACATCGCCGAGGCCCGCGCCTCCGGCCCGCTGACCGTGGTGCGTGGTCAGGACGGCAACATCCGGCTGGCCGGCGAAATCTCCGTCGACGAGGCCCGGATCGAGGCCAACCCGCCAGGCTCCAACGGCATCGTCCGGATGGATGTGGTCGAGATCAACCGCCCCGGCGGCGACATGCCTGAAGAAGAACAGACCCGCTCGCGCGGCCCGCAGATCGGCATGGACATCGCCATCCGCTCGCCCGGCGGCGACGTGCGGGTGGTCGGTCGCGGCCTGAACGTCGAGATGGGCGTCAACGCTCGCGTCACCGGAACCATCTCCCAGCCGGTCCTGACCGGCACGGCGCGCGTGGTGCGGGGCGACTATGACTTCGCGGGCAAGCGGTTCGTGTTCGACCAGACCGGCACGGTCACCCTGTCGACCCGGCCCGAACAGATTCGCCTGAACCTGTCAGCCACCCGGGAAGACCCGGCCCTGACCGCGACCATTCGCGTGACCGGCACGGCGGCGCGGCCCGAGATCGCCCTGACCTCCACCCCCGCCCTGCCGCAGGACGAAATCCTGTCCCAGGTGCTGTTCGGTCGTTCGGCCTCTCAGCTGTCGGCCTTCGAGGCGGCCCAGCTGGCGGCGGGCGTGGCCGCGCTGGCGGGCGGCGGCGGCTTCGATGTGATCGGGAACCTGCGCGAGCTGGCGGGTCTCGATCGCCTGTCCTTCGGCGGCGAGGCCTCCAGCCTGACTGTGGCCGGCGGGCGCTACATCACCGACGACGTCTATCTGGAGATCATCGGCGGCGGCGAGGACGGGGCGGAAGTGAACGTCGAATGGCAAGTCCGTCGCAATCTGACGGTCAGCTCGAAATTCGGCGGACAGGGCGACGCCAGCCTGTCCATCCGTTGGCGCCGGCAAAGCCGGCAGCCGGGCGGCGCATCAAACGACCGCCGCCCGAACCGTTAGTCTCAGTAGTCTTCGCGGTTGGCTTCGGCGAAGCGGATCTTGTCCAGCTTCGACGCGCCGCGAATGCCCGCCGTATGCAGCAGCAGCTGGATCGCGGCGATACCGTAGGTCAGCACGACCTTCAGGACGTCGAGCGGGGGCTTTTCGACCGGGCTGGGCAGCAGTTGCAGGAGCAGGCCGCCGACGATCAGCACGGCGAACAGGATCGGAATGATGATGTTGGGCTTGGCCCATTGCACGAAGGCCAGAATGGCCTGGATCACCACCAGACCGATAGCGAAGTAGAGCATCACCTGCGTCATCGTGCCCACCATGCCGGCGGCCATGGGGTCATTGGCGGCGGCCGCGGCGGCGGCGGCGGCGATCTCGTCCTTGCGCACGATCATCTGGACGACGGCGACGGCGCCGACGACGGCGCCGATGGCGACGCCGATGGCGCTGGCGCGCGCCGCCCGCAGGGCTTCGGCCTCGGTGGTGATGGGGGCCGTCGGATTGATGGCCTTGAGCCAGTTCTGCATGGAGTTCCTCCCGGAGTTGAACACGGACCCTAGCCTGATCCGACGACGAGTCGTAGCCCGACCTCGCTTCACCTTTCCCTCGCGCCCGGCTAGGTTCCGGCCGATGCGGATTCTGCCTCCTGAACAGTCCGTGCTCGACCACGTCGCGGCACGCGAAGCCGTGATCATCGGACGGGCGGTGGAGTGGGCGAACGTCAACTCCGGCAGCCGTCATGCCGCCGGGTTGAGCGCGGTCCTGGCCCTGCTCGAGACCACGGCCCGCGCCCTGCCCGCGACCGTCGAGCGCATCCCCACGCAAGGCTCGACCACCGTCGCCGACGACGGCTCGGTGCGCGAGGAGGCTCACGCCGACGCCCTGAAGATCACCTGTCGCCCCGACGCGCCGCTCCAGGTGGTGCTGACCGGCCACTACGACACCGTCTTCCCCGAGACCTCGGACTTCCAGACGGTCGTGACCCGCGCCGACGGCGCCCTGAACGGTCCCGGCATCGCCGACATGAAGGGCGGCATCTCCGTTCTCCTGGCCGCTCTCGAGGCCTTCGAGACCCATCCGGATCGGGAGCGTGTCGGCTGGACCGTCCTTCTGTCGCCCGACGAGGAGATCGGCTCGCCCGCATCCGCCCCCCTGCTGGCGGAACTGGGCGCGCGCGGCCACGTCGGCATGACCTATGAACCCGCCCTGTCGGACGGCACGCTGGCGGGCGAGCGCAAAGGCAGCGGCAACTACCATCTGATCGTCACCGGCAAAGCCGCCCACGCGGGCCGGGCCTTCCATGAGGGCGCCAACGCCGTCGCCGGGGCCGCCATCATCGCCGCCCGCCTGCACGCCCTGAACGGCCAGCGCGACGGCGTCACCGTCAATGTCGCGAAGATCAGCGGCGGCGGCCCGCTCAATGTCGTCGCCGACAACGCCGTGGTCCGCTTCAACGTCCGCGTCCCGGACGCACAGTCCTCGGCCTGGATTTCGGAGACGGTCCGACAGATCGCCGCCGAGCCGCCCTTCCCCGGCCTGACGCTGGACCTGCACGGCGGCATGACCCGCGCGCCCAAGCCGATGGACGCCTCCCAGACCGCCCTGTTCGAGGCGGTGAAGGAAGCCGGCGCCCTGCTGGGCCAGACCATCGCGTGGAAGCCTTCGGGCGGCGTCTGCGAAGGTAACAACCTGCACGCCGCGGGCCTGCCCAACATCGACACCCTCGGCGTCCTTGGTGGCGACATCCATTCGGATCAGGAGTTCGCCTGGCCCGCCAGCTTCGTCGAGCGCGCCCAACTGAGTGCGCTCATCCTGTGCAAGATCGCCTCGGGCGAGATTGACGCCCTGAAACTGAAGTCCCTGCGTCTGGAGACGATGTAACCCCATGCTCGTCGTCAGACCCGCCGGCCCCGCCGACCTCGACCATCTGCTCGAACTCGCCATCCTGTCGGGGCCGGGCTTCACCAGCCTGCCCGAAGACCCGGACCAGTTGGCCGAACGCCTCGACCTCAGCCGCGACAGCTTCGCGGGCGGCATGGAGCCGCATGAGCGCTGGTACACCCTGATGCTGGAGGAATCCGAAACCGGCGACGTCGACGGCATCGGCTCGGTGAAGGCCTCGGTGGGCCTCAAACGCCCCTTCTTCAGCTTCCGGGTCGTCAGCAACGCCCAGTCCTCGCCGTCGCTTGGCATCAAGCTGGAACAGAAGACGCTGGTGCTGGTCAACGAATGCACCGGCTGGACCGAGGTCGGCTCCCTCTTCCTCAAGGCCGACCGGCGCAAGGGCGGCGCGGGCCGCCTGCTCAGCCAGTCGCGCTACATGCTGATCGGCGCCGAGCCGGAGCTGTTCAACGAGAACGTCCTGGCCGAGCTGCGCGGTGTCTTCACCCCCGACGGCGCCTGCCCCTTCTGGGACCATGTCGCCCACAAATTCTTCCCGATGGACTTCGATGAGGCGGACCGGATGACAGGCTCCACCGACAAGCAGTTCATCCTCGATCTGGCCCCGCGCCATCCCATCTATGTCGAACTCCTGCCCGAGCCCGCTCGTGCGGTGATCGGCAAGGTGCACCCGCAGGGCGTGCCCGCCATGGCCCTGCTGGAGAGCGAGGGCTTCCGCCCCAACGGCCTGATCGACATCTTCGACGCCGGGCCGACCGTCTCCTGCCAACGGGACAATATCCGCACCGTCCGCGACGCCCGCGCCCTGACCGTCGCCCTCGCCGACGAGGTCGAGGCCGAACTGCCCGCCCTGATCTCGACCGACAGCGTCGGCGCCTTCCGCGCCGTGCGCCAGCGCGCCCACCTTGAAGGCGACACCGCCACCCTCACCCGCGAAACCGCCGACGCGCTGAAGGTGCGTGCTGGCGATACTGTTCGCGTAAAGACCTGACGAAAGCAGACCCGAATGACGCATTTCATCAACGGCGAATGGTTTGACGAAGGCCACGCGCGGTTCAACTCTACCGATCCGGCGACGGGCGAGGTCGTCTGGGAAGGCTGGGACGCCTCGCAACTTGTCTGCGGCGACGCTACCGATGCCGCCCGTGACGCCTTCCCCGACTGGGCCGACCGCCCGCGTCAGGACCGCATCGACGCGGTGAAGCGCTATCAGGCCGTGCTCAAGGACCGCGCGCCGCAGATCGCCGAGGCCATCAGCCGCGAAACCGGCAAGGCCCTGTGGGAGACCACCACCGAACTTCAGGCCATGCAGGGCAAGGTCGACATCTCGATCCGCGCCTATGACGAGCGCACCGGCGAGCGCACCGCCGCCACCGCCTTCGGCTCCGCCACCCTGCGCCACCGCCCGCACGGCGTCGCGGCGGTTCTCGGGCCGTTCAACTTCCCCGGCCACCTGCCCAACGGCCATATCGTCCCGGCCCTGCTGGCGGGCGACACCGTGGTCTTCAAGCCATCGGAAGAGACGCCCCTGACCGGCCGGCTGATGGCTGAGTGCTTCGAAGCGGCCGACCTGCCGCGCGGGGTCTTTAACATGATCCAGGGCGGTCGCGACAGCGGCGCGGACCTGCTGAACAACGGCATCGACGCCCTGATGTTCACCGGCTCGGGCGCGGCGGGCGCCCACTTCCGGCGCAAGTTCGCGGACGATCCACACGTCATTCTCGCGCTGGAGCTGGGCGGCAACAATCCGCTGGTCGTCTGGGACGCCGCCGACGCCGAAGCCGTCGCGGGCATCGCCGTCCAGTCCGCCTTCATCACCACCGGCCAGCGCTGCTCCTGCGCCCGTCGTCTGATCGTGCCGGAAGGCCCGCAGGGCGATGCCATCGTGGACGCCATCGCCGCCCTCAGCGACCGCCTGATCTTCGCCCCCTGGAACAGCCCGACCGAGCCCTACGCCGGGCCGCTGATCTCCGAGAAGGCCGCCGCCGCCGCCCTTGCCGCCCTTCAGGAGCGCATCGACGCGGGCGCTCGGGTGATCCGCGCCTCCGGTCCGGTCGGCAACCTTCCCGGCGCCTTCGTCAAGCCCGCCATCATCGACGTCACCGGCGTCAGCGTCCCCGACGAGGAGATG
Coding sequences within it:
- a CDS encoding hydrolase codes for the protein MRILPPEQSVLDHVAAREAVIIGRAVEWANVNSGSRHAAGLSAVLALLETTARALPATVERIPTQGSTTVADDGSVREEAHADALKITCRPDAPLQVVLTGHYDTVFPETSDFQTVVTRADGALNGPGIADMKGGISVLLAALEAFETHPDRERVGWTVLLSPDEEIGSPASAPLLAELGARGHVGMTYEPALSDGTLAGERKGSGNYHLIVTGKAAHAGRAFHEGANAVAGAAIIAARLHALNGQRDGVTVNVAKISGGGPLNVVADNAVVRFNVRVPDAQSSAWISETVRQIAAEPPFPGLTLDLHGGMTRAPKPMDASQTALFEAVKEAGALLGQTIAWKPSGGVCEGNNLHAAGLPNIDTLGVLGGDIHSDQEFAWPASFVERAQLSALILCKIASGEIDALKLKSLRLETM
- a CDS encoding arginine N-succinyltransferase, translated to MLVVRPAGPADLDHLLELAILSGPGFTSLPEDPDQLAERLDLSRDSFAGGMEPHERWYTLMLEESETGDVDGIGSVKASVGLKRPFFSFRVVSNAQSSPSLGIKLEQKTLVLVNECTGWTEVGSLFLKADRRKGGAGRLLSQSRYMLIGAEPELFNENVLAELRGVFTPDGACPFWDHVAHKFFPMDFDEADRMTGSTDKQFILDLAPRHPIYVELLPEPARAVIGKVHPQGVPAMALLESEGFRPNGLIDIFDAGPTVSCQRDNIRTVRDARALTVALADEVEAELPALISTDSVGAFRAVRQRAHLEGDTATLTRETADALKVRAGDTVRVKT
- the astD gene encoding succinylglutamate-semialdehyde dehydrogenase produces the protein MTHFINGEWFDEGHARFNSTDPATGEVVWEGWDASQLVCGDATDAARDAFPDWADRPRQDRIDAVKRYQAVLKDRAPQIAEAISRETGKALWETTTELQAMQGKVDISIRAYDERTGERTAATAFGSATLRHRPHGVAAVLGPFNFPGHLPNGHIVPALLAGDTVVFKPSEETPLTGRLMAECFEAADLPRGVFNMIQGGRDSGADLLNNGIDALMFTGSGAAGAHFRRKFADDPHVILALELGGNNPLVVWDAADAEAVAGIAVQSAFITTGQRCSCARRLIVPEGPQGDAIVDAIAALSDRLIFAPWNSPTEPYAGPLISEKAAAAALAALQERIDAGARVIRASGPVGNLPGAFVKPAIIDVTGVSVPDEEMFAPFLSVTRVSSFDAAIAEANATRYGLSAGLVSDDPAHWQTFIRRIRAGVVNFNRPTTGAAGDMPFGGLGASGNHRPSAWYAADYCAYPVASFEAEAVKNIESEIKGLS